The Gracilimonas sediminicola sequence ATCGATTTCTGTTTCTGCTGCGTCGGCGACTTCTTCGTCCTCTGTCATCTCCGCCTTTACCTCGGCCTGAGTCAGAATCCTGACGCGATTGTGTTCCCGGCGTCAGATCAACATCACCAATAATTTCACCTTTGAAAATCCAAACGGTAACTCCGATAGAACCATAAATGGTGTTCGAAGTAGATGATGCGTAATCAATGTCGGCACGTAAAGTATGCAGAGGAATCTGCCCTTCTTTGTACTGCTCGGTTCGCGCCATTTCAGCACCACCAAGTCGACCGGCACAGCGAACTTTAATACCTTTGGCACCCATTCTCATTGCTGATGCAATAGCTGTTTTCATTGCTCTACGGAATGAAACACGAGCTTGCAGCTGCTGAGCAATATTCTGAGCAACCAAACTTGCATCCAGCTCAGGGCGTTTGATTTCACTTACGTTAATCTGTACTTCTTTACTGGTGATTTTCTTAAGCTCTTCACGAAGCAATTCAATTTGCTCACCGCCTTTACCTATGATAACACCGGGGCGACTTGTGCGGAGCGTTAACAGAATTCGCTTTGGGGTACGTTCAATAATAACATTTGATAGACCGCCATTACGAAGTCTTGTGTGCAAATACTCGCGAAGTTTTTCGTCTTCAACGATGAGAGCCGGTTGGTTCTCTTCAGAAAACCAGTTGGAATCCCATCCGCGAATAATGCCTAATCTAAAACCAGTTGGATTTGTTTTCTGTCCCAAGGTATTGTTCGTTTATTCGTTTACACTTTCTTGATCACGCTTGGCCACTTTTACTGTAATGTGGCATGAGCGTTTGTTAATGCGATGAGCTCTACCCATCGGTGCCGGCTGAATTCTTTTCAGCGTTACGCCTTCATCAACGTAAATTTCCTTTATTACAAGGTCTTCATTGTCAAAGCGCTCTTCCTGAAATTTGTCTCTCAAATTTGCAGCTGCCGACTTGATCACTTTAATCACATCTTCTGCAGATGCTTTTTTGGTGAATTCGAGTCTTTTAATCGCTTTGTCTACTTGTTCACCACGAACAGCATCCGCTACAAGGCGAACCTTGCGAGGAGCTCTCCTCAAATGCTTTTGTACTGCGCGTGCTTCTAAAACTGGAGTATCCATCTCTTAAATCCGATTAAATTATTTAGCTGCTTTTTTCACTGGATGGCCACGGAATGTTCGTGTTGGTGCAAATTCACCCAACTTATGGCCTACCATATTTTCAGTTATAAACACAGGGATAAATTGCTTACCGTTGTGGACTGCAAGAGTCAATCCCATAAAGTCAGGAGTGACCATTGAACTTCGTGACCAGGTTTTGATCACTTTCTTGCTTCCACTTTCATTGGCTTCATCGATTTTACGCTGAAGCTTGTAGTAAACAAAAGGCCCTTTTTTCAGTGAGCGTGGC is a genomic window containing:
- the rpsC gene encoding 30S ribosomal protein S3; this encodes MGQKTNPTGFRLGIIRGWDSNWFSEENQPALIVEDEKLREYLHTRLRNGGLSNVIIERTPKRILLTLRTSRPGVIIGKGGEQIELLREELKKITSKEVQINVSEIKRPELDASLVAQNIAQQLQARVSFRRAMKTAIASAMRMGAKGIKVRCAGRLGGAEMARTEQYKEGQIPLHTLRADIDYASSTSNTIYGSIGVTVWIFKGEIIGDVDLTPGTQSRQDSDSGRGKGGDDRGRRSRRRSRNRNRSNKNS
- the rplV gene encoding 50S ribosomal protein L22; protein product: MDTPVLEARAVQKHLRRAPRKVRLVADAVRGEQVDKAIKRLEFTKKASAEDVIKVIKSAAANLRDKFQEERFDNEDLVIKEIYVDEGVTLKRIQPAPMGRAHRINKRSCHITVKVAKRDQESVNE
- the rpsS gene encoding 30S ribosomal protein S19 → MPRSLKKGPFVYYKLQRKIDEANESGSKKVIKTWSRSSMVTPDFMGLTLAVHNGKQFIPVFITENMVGHKLGEFAPTRTFRGHPVKKAAK